From one Oncorhynchus keta strain PuntledgeMale-10-30-2019 chromosome 30, Oket_V2, whole genome shotgun sequence genomic stretch:
- the LOC118363604 gene encoding fibroblast growth factor-binding protein 2-like: MWTRASALLLLACCLWAVEGQNENGNGGGAAATATAENRKGVWEDPIQFNNKAKDLCTMSVTGQGDVTKLRISCQGAERTYWCEYTGKPQMCRAYNNNPRHYFTQIMWDLRKLQNACQAPKAIKPQMCKRAPEDAQMLYSASSTPEAASAATPQKPEKAQEPTQAKPETPKAPIVKQAKPAATKPEQPRPEQVRPEPAKPEARPAPTKPVQSRPVQAKSEQARPAAAKPAGAKPAGAKPAVNKTAVLKKLLTPKPTTPKPTKPTVKGNAKKIAQEYCWQSLQGICSYVIGWFQN; this comes from the coding sequence ATGTGGACTCGGGCTAGTGCACTGCTGCTCCTCGCCTGCTGCCTCTGGGCAGTGGAGGGTCAGAACGAGAACGGCAATGGTGGTGGTGCTGCCGCCACTGCTACTGCAGAGAACAGGAAGGGTGTCTGGGAGGACCCCATCCAGTTCAACAACAAGGCAAAGGACTTGTGCACCATGAGCGTCACCGGCCAGGGAGATGTCACCAAGCTGAGGATATCGTGCCAGGGAGCCGAGAGAACCTACTGGTGCGAGTACACGGGCAAGCCCCAGATGTGCCGTGCCTACAACAACAACCCTCGCCATTATTTCACCCAGATCATGTGGGACCTGAGGAAACTCCAGAACGCCTGCCAGGCACCCAAGGCTATCAAGCCTCAGATGTGCAAGAGGGCACCGGAGGACGCCCAGATGTTGTACTCCGCTTCCTCCACACCAGAGGCAGCATCAGCAGCCACCCCCCAAAAGCCGGAGAAAGCCCAGGAGCCAACCCAGGCGAAACCAGAGACTCCCAAGGCACCGATCGTCAAGCAGGCCAAGCCAGCCGCAACCAAGCCTGAGCAGCCAAGACCAGAGCAGGTAAGACCTGAGCCAGCAAAACCAGAAGCAAGACCAGCACCTACAAAACCAGTGCAATCCAGACCTGTGCAGGCAAAATCGGAGCAGGCAAGACCAGCAGCTGCAAAACCAGCAGGAGCAAAACCAGCAGGAGCAAAACCAGCAGTGAACAAGACAGCAGTACTGAAGAAGCTTCTGAcacccaaaccaaccactccaaaACCAACCAAGCCCACTGTCAAGGGCAATGCCAAAAAGATTGCACAAGAGTATTGTTGGCAGTCACTTCAAGGCATCTGTTCCTATGTCATTGGTTGGTTTCAGAACTAA
- the LOC118363605 gene encoding fibroblast growth factor-binding protein 1-like: MTLLTNLTVMLVIACISQQFMVTNCQGSKKRAMKKKENQGPKDGGPPVQSPDKKNSSPKGNVFKGKFSAKNKTQCTWVATGDDAFVLSVNCKKGQTSFDCEYVAKPATCPGYESNTKAYWKQIARALKKNKNLCFDSTALIKAGMCRKAPKDAHFKLNYTPRDVVTLPRTTIQPRSSLSASSFGAKSCAVDQKRLAEEYCAASWSSLCTFFFSMVQNDDC; this comes from the coding sequence ATGACACTTCTTACCAACCTAACCGTCATGCTGGTTATTGCCTGCATATCTCAGCAGTTTATGGTGACTAACTGTCAAGGATCCAAAAAAAGGGCGATGAAGAAGAAAGAAAACCAGGGACCAAAGGACGGAGGACCACCCGTCCAATCTCCAGATAAGAAAAACAGCAGCCCCAAAGGAAATGTGTTCAAGGGCAAATTCTCCGCCAAAAACAAGACGCAATGCACTTGGGTTGCGACAGGTGACGATGCCTTTGTGCTTAGCGTGAACTGTAAAAAAGGGCAAACAAGTTTCGACTGCGAATATGTGGCCAAACCAGCCACTTGCCCTGGGTACGAGTCCAACACCAAAGCCTATTGGAAACAGATTGCGCGCGCTCTAAAGAAAAATAAGAATTTATGCTTTGACTCAACGGCTTTGATTAAAGCAGGTATGTGCAGAAAAGCTCCCAAGGACGCGCATTTCAAACTTAACTACACACCCAGAGATGTTGTTACACTTCCGAGGACTACAATTCAGCcgcgttcctctctctctgcctcttcatTCGGTGCCAAATCTTGCGCAGTTGATCAAAAGAGACTGGCGGAAGAATATTGCGCGGCTTCCTGGTCGAGTTTGTGTACTTTCTTTTTTTCCATGGTCCAGAATGATGATTGCTGA